A stretch of DNA from Granulicella pectinivorans:
CCAGTGTTATGATTCGACTGAATCGTGATCTTTGAGCCTTCCTGCAACTTGTCAAAGCCAGTAAGGGATACGACCTCGCCTGGATTCAAGCCGACCACCGCTGCCTGATCGGCCTCGGACGTCAACTCCGTAATGGTCCGCATCTTGACAGTGTCCCCAGAGACGACGTAGACGAACGCCTTCGTTCCATTGCGCTGCACCGCTGCAGACGGAATCAGAGTGGCGTTCTGTAGCGTCCTCACGAGCAGGCGGGCATTGACGAACTGATTGGGATACAGCTTGAGGTCGCTATTTTCGAATTGACCTCGGAACCTCACTGTTCCTGTAGATGAGTCGATCTCGTTGTCGAGAGTTAGCAGCTTGCCGGTCGCAATCTTCGTCTGTCGCGTCCGATCAAAGGCATCAACCGGCAGGGACGAACGGTGAAGGATTTCACTCCGGACTTGATCGAGGTTATCCTCGGCCACATTGAAGACGATTGTGATCGGCTGCAATTGGGTGATGACAACAATGGAGTTGGAGCTGCCGGAGAAGACGGTGTTGCCTGGGTCGATGAGCCGAAGGCCAACACGACCGCTGATGGGTGAGGTCAGATGGCAGTAACTGAGCTGAGATTCTGCGTATTCCACTTGACCGATATCGTTCTGCACCGTCCCTTTGTACTGTTCAACAGCCTGCTCTTGATCCTCATAGGTTTGCCGGATGATGGCCTGTTGGCTGGAGGCATCCTTATAGCGCGCAAGATCCATTACAGCTTGTGCCAGTACCCCACGGTCATGCTGGAGCGTTCCCTGGGTTTGCTTCAACTGGGCTTCGTAGGGGCGTGGATCGATGTCGATCAGGGCGTCGCCACGATGCACCATCTGACCTTCTACATAATGAACGGCCACAACGCGACCGTTGACCTGGCTGTAAAGGTTCACTGTCGCCTGCGGTGTGACAGTACCTAGCGCTTCGACGTAGTAGCCAATCGACCCAAGGTGGGCTGTGGCTACCTTGATCGTGGTAATTTGCGGGGGTTCCACTTGAGCGGCCTTATCTGCCTGACTTTTGCGACTTCCATTGACGACAGCTAAAGCAATAGCCGCGACAACCAGAATGGCGATGATCCATCGCCATCGGCGCGATTTTGGGCGCGGGCTGTTCTCGGCGATTTCGCTTGGCATGGTAGCTGTTGGTGGCGTGGCATTCGGCATACGTTGCGGATCATCCATTTGAGAGGGTCTCCCGGCGCGAGGTCCCAGTCCATAGAGCGTACCGTACCGTTCGTTTCGCCTGTAGAGTAGACTCTATGAATGGAAGAAGGTTTCAGAGAAAGGTGACTTAAAGTCTGATGCCAAAGAAAGCTATAGCGAGAGAGCCTGTCGAGCGGTCGAAATCTCAAATACGCACGGACCGCCTGATCGACCGATTGCTGGAAGCTGCAACTCAGTTCTTTATGGAAAAGGGCTTCGAAGCAACGAGCATGGGGGAGATCGCCAAACACGCTCATGCTTCGAAGGAGACCTTTTATCGCCACTTTCCAACGAAGGAAGAACTCTTTCAGGCGGCGCTGCATCGCCGAGCAGAACAGATCGCAACCGAGTTTGGTTCGGTGCTTTTATCCCAAGCTCCGCCGGAAATAGCCTTAGCGAAATTCGGTCAAGTCGTCTTAGAACGATTGCTCGCGCCAGAAGCGATGGCCTTTCGTCGGGTGATGATGATGGAGAGTGTGCGGTTTCCTGAACTGCAAAAATCCCTCCACGCCCGAGGGCCAGCACGCGTTAACTCCGCGCTTGCACACTATCTTGAAGATCAAGTCAGCAAGGGAAGGCTGCGCCAGATGAACTCAACCGTAGCCGCGCGGCAATTCTTCGATCTCGTCGCGGCGGAGATGACGATGGAAGCGAACGTGCCCTTTGCGCCTAAGCCAACGACAGGCGAGATCAAGCAGAGGGTGAAAGAAGCGATGGATTGCTTTCTGCACGGATATGGCGCGAAGGATTGAAACCGGCTCCGCTGAACTGCCGACATCAACTTCGCTGTCCTGACACTTCTACCAGAAGCCTCCATAACGCCGCTTTTGGCGCGGAGGTAGTATGACGACCCCAAGCCGCTCGGCCAACTCTTCCCGAGTGCTGAAATTGGTTGTGGTCGGTCGCCCCTCTGCAACCCATGCATCGAGCCCGCCTTCCAGAATCCACACGTTGGATACCCCCAGTTTCTTCATGGCCGCCGCAACGCGCGCACTGGTAAACTCGTTTTTAGAGGAGCAATAGAGCACCATGCTCACCCCCTCGGGGACAACGACGTGATGGGCCTTCCTCAGCTGGTCCGGGTCCGTCCGAACCGAACCCGGGATGCCCTCAAGCTCTTGGTCCATGGCCTCATATCGCAACAGATCGACAACCCCAATCCTTTCGCCGTCGTCGATCTTGCGCTGTAGCATCGCTGGGCTGATGCGGTGAAGCCGCAAGTGACGAATCATCGTGACGATCATAAAGAGTCTCCATGCGGTCCACAGCAGCATAGGGACGGCTACCAGCACGATTAGTCCCGTACCGAAGCGATCAAGCAGGCGGATGACGCGATCAAGTTGACTGGAAAAGAGAAAGCCAGCCAGGACGTAAGCCGCGCTCCAGAGGAGCGACCCAACGGAGTCGTATGCGAGGAAACCCAGCACTGTCGCACCCTGAGCACCAGCCAGTGGAGGTGATACGCCGTCCAACACGGGAACGAACTTTGCCACCAGCAGCAATCGCAACCCCCACCGATCAAATATTTGCCTTGAGCGTTCACGGCTGCCCTGTGGATTGGAAGTCAGGCTACAAATCAAACGGATTACGCTGCTACCCCAGCGTCTTCCTAACCAGAACCAGACGCTATCTGCGGCAACGCACGCGACTACACTCGTCAAGAGAACGAGTGGAATTGTGAGATGCCCTCCGCCACGACCAGCCAAAGCGCCCGCAGTCATCAAGAGCAACATGGATGGGAGCGGAAGGCATAGCTGTTGGCCAAAGACTGCCAACCCGATAGCTAGGTATGTCAGTTGCGTCGCGCTGTTCATAGACCAGTCATCTCTTACTCAAGATGTCCGTGTTCCGAATTCGGTTCTTTCGTTCTCGGCTTTCGTAAACTGGGAAATGATGCGATATTTCACCACCCTCCGCCCAAGACGTTATAGAGCGTCACCAATGAGAGAGCTTCTTGTTGCTGAGCTGTAGCTAACGAGAGTTGCGCGCTGTAGAGTGTCTGTTCGCTGGTAAGTACCTGTAGGTAGCTTGTCGATCCACCCCTGTAAAGTACGTCTGCAAGTCGAACCGCCACGGTTGCGGATGCGACTTGGGCTTCCTGCTTTTCCCGATATTCCCTCGTCTTGGTATAGGCGATCAAGGCATTGGAGACATCGCGAAGCGCGCCGGCGATGGTTTGCTGATATGTGTCGATGTACTCCTGATCTTGCGCTCTATAGTAGCGGAGATTATTTCGCAGCTTGCCGCCGTCGAAGATCTGCTGGCTGACGCTGCCGTAGGCCTCATAGTAAAAGTTCTTCGAATCCAAGAGAGCTTTGAGCTGACTGCTGGATGTGCCGCCTTCTCCAGAGAGTGAAAATTGTGGGAACAACTGAGCTTTCGCGGCGCCGATATTCGCATTGGCCTGTACGAGTAGTTCCTCGGCGCGACGAATATCCGGTCTTCGTTCCAGCAGTTCTGACGGCAATCCGACGGGAACAGCTACCGGATGCGGTGTGTCGGCGATGGCCCAGCCGCGTTTTACCGCTCCTGGATTGCGACCGAGCAGGAGTGCCAACTGGTTCTCCTGCTGTTCAATCTGACGTTCGTAGTCGGGAATGTTAGCCTCGGCTGCGTAGAGCAATTCCTCCGCTTGCTTTACATCGGCGAGGGTATCGTTCCCGCCTCGTTGCAGCGTCTTTGTCAGGTCAAGAGTGCGCTGGCGTGCTTCCCGTGTTTGCTTTGTCACTTCAAGCGCGGCATCCAGGGTACGCAGTTCGTAGTAGTCGGTTGCCACATCCTCTACGAGAGTGCTGTAGGTCGCTTGTTGAGCCCATACAGTGGCCCGGAGGTAGGCGCGTTGGGCCTCTGTCTGTCGCCGGTACAAACCCCAGAA
This window harbors:
- a CDS encoding efflux RND transporter periplasmic adaptor subunit: MDDPQRMPNATPPTATMPSEIAENSPRPKSRRWRWIIAILVVAAIALAVVNGSRKSQADKAAQVEPPQITTIKVATAHLGSIGYYVEALGTVTPQATVNLYSQVNGRVVAVHYVEGQMVHRGDALIDIDPRPYEAQLKQTQGTLQHDRGVLAQAVMDLARYKDASSQQAIIRQTYEDQEQAVEQYKGTVQNDIGQVEYAESQLSYCHLTSPISGRVGLRLIDPGNTVFSGSSNSIVVITQLQPITIVFNVAEDNLDQVRSEILHRSSLPVDAFDRTRQTKIATGKLLTLDNEIDSSTGTVRFRGQFENSDLKLYPNQFVNARLLVRTLQNATLIPSAAVQRNGTKAFVYVVSGDTVKMRTITELTSEADQAAVVGLNPGEVVSLTGFDKLQEGSKITIQSNHNTGAQSSIRQANKNQAESLL
- a CDS encoding TetR/AcrR family transcriptional regulator → MPKKAIAREPVERSKSQIRTDRLIDRLLEAATQFFMEKGFEATSMGEIAKHAHASKETFYRHFPTKEELFQAALHRRAEQIATEFGSVLLSQAPPEIALAKFGQVVLERLLAPEAMAFRRVMMMESVRFPELQKSLHARGPARVNSALAHYLEDQVSKGRLRQMNSTVAARQFFDLVAAEMTMEANVPFAPKPTTGEIKQRVKEAMDCFLHGYGAKD
- a CDS encoding VTT domain-containing protein; amino-acid sequence: MNSATQLTYLAIGLAVFGQQLCLPLPSMLLLMTAGALAGRGGGHLTIPLVLLTSVVACVAADSVWFWLGRRWGSSVIRLICSLTSNPQGSRERSRQIFDRWGLRLLLVAKFVPVLDGVSPPLAGAQGATVLGFLAYDSVGSLLWSAAYVLAGFLFSSQLDRVIRLLDRFGTGLIVLVAVPMLLWTAWRLFMIVTMIRHLRLHRISPAMLQRKIDDGERIGVVDLLRYEAMDQELEGIPGSVRTDPDQLRKAHHVVVPEGVSMVLYCSSKNEFTSARVAAAMKKLGVSNVWILEGGLDAWVAEGRPTTTNFSTREELAERLGVVILPPRQKRRYGGFW
- a CDS encoding efflux transporter outer membrane subunit, giving the protein MKRIALSLAGLGAIVLVVGCRMGPNYKRPVIANSPASFRGITAPDIQQAPGATPLGAQKWNTVFTDPVLQELIAEAIKNNYDVKIAADRVLEQQAQLGITRAAQFPTLSLGGTFTASGGNNTSGSSSTTNSGTSSSSTTGNHQYGGITASAAWNLDFWGLYRRQTEAQRAYLRATVWAQQATYSTLVEDVATDYYELRTLDAALEVTKQTREARQRTLDLTKTLQRGGNDTLADVKQAEELLYAAEANIPDYERQIEQQENQLALLLGRNPGAVKRGWAIADTPHPVAVPVGLPSELLERRPDIRRAEELLVQANANIGAAKAQLFPQFSLSGEGGTSSSQLKALLDSKNFYYEAYGSVSQQIFDGGKLRNNLRYYRAQDQEYIDTYQQTIAGALRDVSNALIAYTKTREYREKQEAQVASATVAVRLADVLYRGGSTSYLQVLTSEQTLYSAQLSLATAQQQEALSLVTLYNVLGGGW